The genomic interval ATTCACTCTCGGGCCTCGGCGACTCCACCCACACGGCCACACAAAAAAAACCCAGAGTCCCGAAGACCCTAACCCGCGCGGTCACGCCGCGGCTCTCCTCTTAGCTCCAggctctcagctctcactctctcaagtctcaatcctctcctctccttaGACGACTCTGGTGCGCTGCTACGCCGCGGCCCGCGGCTctcctctcagctctcactctctcaatcctctcctctctaGCTCTCCTCTGGTGCGTTGCTACGTGCCACGGTGCCGGTGCTCCTTGAGCTTCCTCACGGTCCTGGATCAAGCTCCCTCACGATCCACAGACGCAGATCTACCCTTATATCGCAGAGGACAGAGGTGGAGCCGTGGAGGTGAGttacgattttttttttattttttgggttcttgGAGTGATTACATTGCACTCGTCATCTACAGAAACGATTGATCATGATTCATGACTGAGCCTCTCATTTTCTCATGAATGCATGATGAATTGATGGCAACAAATAGTCAATACTGCTCCTCTGAGGCAAATAAATGCTtgcaaattaaaaattcaaagttattttttatttatgaaaataaaaatctaatCCCACTTCATTAATCATTTCTTTGACTTACTTTACTGTATGTTGGTGAAGAAAAATATgatgaaataaaataaagattACAACTCCAAGTTTTAGACCACATTAATTAAAACCTAAAAGGAACATTACAATTTTTGTTGAAGGTCTGCATTTGGTGAACCCCAAATTGACAAATGAGAGATTGGAAGTGGTGGGCTGTCCCTTCAGCCTTAACTATTCTGTCCATCTTATTCAATTAGTCTGTtaatgtagttttttttttttaaatgttatttcctatggattttttaaataattttaaaataaataagttATATTTTTTTAACGAATTATGTTATCTGGACGGGTTAGGGTTCGCTTGTGTGACCCATTAAATATCGACCTGTTTATAATTCGGCCGTTTATAGCTCGGCCCGTTGGTGACCCGGACCCCCGTTTTGCCACCCCATTTTTAGCGCAGAACACTCGCAAACTGCAGAGCACTCGCGAAGCCCTAATTCCTGAGTACAGTTTTAAGGTCTAGTTTCAGGTCGCGTACCTTGCATTCTCCATCATTCCAGTGTAGACGTTAACCAAGGCCATGAAAGGAGGAAGGAAGAATCTAAAGAGGGCGGCTAAGGATAAGACCCTGTCTCTTCAAGAAGGCCAAAGCATAATGCAAGTCGTGTCTCTTCGAGGTTCCAATCTCATCGAGGTACAACTTCTTTTGTCAATGTTCATGGTTCGCTTGTCTTGGTTTGTTTCTCAACGAGCTTTAATTTCTTTCCAGTACATACTTGTGCTGTAACTGAAGCGTGATGTTTCAAGTAATGGATGGTATGCCCTGGTTCTTCGTCTTCTTTTAGGacaaaaatttataattttgtttatgttATGTATCAAATGAATATTTGCTGAAGCcttcaaaattctctttttcaTAGGTATATGGGCGAGGtttgtgattttttattttttttttggcctaATACAACATAATTTTGCGAACTTTTTCTGTTGGCTATTCTTCTCTTCATATTGTGGTATGTAGAAGGTTGTATGATGGCGGGGTTTTAATGCAAAGTGGTAATTGGCTAAATATTACTCTGTATCTGAACACAAGGACAGAGCTTTATGGTTTTGCTAAAACATATTTGGAGTGAGCTTGTTGGTTGTGAGTTAGACGCCTCTTATTCATGGAGTGCATCCCATAACCTGGCAAATGAAAGCCTGAGAATTTTTGGATCtgtaattatgtcaattagtgaTTGCATAAATTGCTGGAAAAAGATtgatatagccaaccccacctagtgggagtgtgggacttaaggctttgttttgttgttgttgtaattatGTGAATCAATAATTTATAGCTTTGGTTTAGCTGCTTACTTGTCCTGTGTTTTCTTTTGGATCCAACACAGGAAATCCTGCCTAAAGTCTTCTTATTTCATAAATTGATTGATTTTGAAATTCCTGTTTCACCGATTTGTCAAGGAACCCTATGTTTTGCATGATCCAACATAACTTGCATTGTTTGTTGATTAATTACTTTGAAGCCAGTTAGATTGTTGTATGCAGAACAGTGCTTCAGAACTTAAACTTTTGGGACCAAGTGGTAGCTTAACATGGTATAGAAATAGAATCTTTGGGTTTCTAGGGATTGTTGTTATATTGTTTTATTCCACATATTTAAAAGTACTTGAGAATGCATGCTTTTAAGGTAGCTGTTCTAAAATCACTTATTTACACACCCCCTCTCTGCGTGTGTGTACATGTGTGCATGCGCATACACCCCTGCAGAGTAGTTGAAAAATCTTTTTCAGAAGCGGCCCATTAAAGTTGTTAAACTTTTTATGTCAATGGGGACCTATTCTTTTAACAAGTAATGATGTATATGTCTTGAAATCCGAGTGTGAGAAGCACGTGATAACTAGCTAACATGACGAGTTTAAAATTTTCTGAGCATGATGTGGTATTCTGTATATCTTTGTCCAAATATGTTTTATTTACACAGGTAGGAAGATACCCCCATTACAGCTTCCTACTCCTCCCCCCCTGGGGGGGGTTGGCACCACTCAGTGGTTCCTCTGAATCAATTATCTTAATTTTATTGGATGATGGCTCCTGCCATCAGTCCATTGATGGTTATGCTTTATGTTACCATGTTTAATATGACCATTGTCTACTTTTatcataatataaaatatttatctGTGTTATTCAAATCATAAAATTagatgtataaaaaataaaaagttctaATGCCTGGTCCTTTTTTTGGTAGGTAATGGATGTGCAAGGTGAGAAATCATTGGCATTATTTCCAGCAAAATTTCAAAAGAGCATGTGGATAAAACGAGGTTTGTTACAGAGCTGAAGTTTAAGCACTTATTAGTTTAGAAGCCTTGGATCTTATTGTTGTACCCACAAACTTCACTTATTgatatatttttcctttttggttgCCTTCACATTCTGGGAATGGATTCATTTGTTTTTGTCCATTGAATTCTTTGATCCTTCCTCAAACCTTGGCCTGGCCTATAAATATTAAGCTTGAACTTGGTCGGACTTATAATTGTTGAGCTCGAACTTGACGTGGTTCAACTTGGTCTCATCTGcaagtttttgaaaataaagctcAACCTGATTAAGCTTAATTtggttacaaaatatttttaaatatatggAAAAACATATAATAGTAAATGTATGCATAAAATATATACTATATGACTTCGACAAtgtaaaaaacaataaaaatagaaaaggtCAAGTAAGGTTGATTAGGTTCATGAGTAGTACTTTGAAACTTGGATTTGAATGAATTATTTTCAAGTGGAGCCCAAGTAGCTTGCCAGTCGACTTGATTCATTGACATCTCGAATTCTATCCATGGATAAGCTTTTTCACCCTCCAGTACCATTTTTCTTCATTGACTATTTTATTGAACTCAGGTTTTCCAATAATGTGTAGATGATATGGCGTTTGCGTTTGGATTGTCTTGGTGGATGGATGGTGATGCTGGGCAACcttagaaaatttaaatttaggGACTCTTCTGCAAGGGGAAAGTTGGTGAttctaaagatttatcaagaaGGAATATTTTAGATGGCAAATAGATTAGGTTTGGGATGTTAGGGTGatgtcatggttttaaatcgtggtagcgggtagcgtaacgtaacggtaacgggtgtaacgagAAGCAGGAGTAGTGGATGTTAGATAACGGGAAACGGGTGTAAGTtgtaacggctgtgaatttttttgaagcatgcacaaccttgtgcatattagcgcacttgcatgttttaagcgtttagccattcttagaaagggttttagtgtattttggacctttagttcgagtaactaagttatttagtaagggcaacaagtttacatttgttttaaaccatcattgatagaaaattacgtgtgtgcgcgtatttatacttctcattgttcttatctgtgataaattcttatgtgtgctaaatgaattaataaaataaaatacattatacactccattaatctattagacacataagacatacgaataatataaatataaaatagttagaaaagaaagaaggttgaagttgaaaaataaagaacataaatatcacattactaatattattaaaaaaaaaatttcctaacaagttagtattttgaaattgttaattaatgcatctattttgagtatttaaagaaatagtaaattttgtatcattgtcatcctcattataatcttttccacctcttgccacttggtatattgagaatgatatatgaaagagagaaaaaatgagaagaaaaagtaaaaattaaaatatatttttggtgTAATAGTCCTGTAGCAGTtacgtagcggcctttacgttcGTGATTTCTttccaccgatttcgcggtgtgtaacggtatcggtaacccaaaaaacctttacgtaacggttgcggcctttatttaaaaccatgggtgATGTTCTAAaggtaaagtagagtttagagtTTTACATTAATATTTTGGATTAAAGGAAAAAAATAGACATAAGAGAGGATGATCTTAAATTAATAGGAAAATATGGTTGTCAATACAATAGAAGACCATGCTTTGTATGCTTGGGGAAGGCTCCTCTCTAGTGAAGTGAGGGTGAGGTAAGGGGAAGAAGAGCATGTTTTTAGGTTTGACCAAGAGTCTAATttggtattttttgtttttttatttcacTTGTGCGTGGGGGCAGATTTTTAtttttgtggtttttttttttttgtgggggggggggggggtgttgttgTACTCTATTCTCATATCATTGGGGCATGCCGTCCTAGTGCTGCAAATGGGTCAATCTGAGCTTTGTCATGCTCAAGCTTGTTTAACCGAGTTCAAGCTTGAGCCGAGCTCAAACTGGGCTTTAATTATACTTGCTCAAGTTTTCTCATTATGAAAATGAATGAGCTGACAAGCCCTTACTGAGCCGAGACACCAAGATGTGGTTACTCTCAATGTGAGAGGTGAGAGGCTATTAGTTTGTTAGGCAAAAAGGTGAAAAGGAACTCTTATTAATACTGCCTTAGATTTTTTTGCTCCCACCAAGCCAGCCTATTTGCCTTGAGCATTGACCCTATCACAGTATCACTAAATTTAGGTTATAAAGTTTGAGTTAAATAAGCTCACACCCTCCCTACTTTTAAGCCAGTGCAGTCTATTAAGTCTTATTCTACCTTATTAAACGAGCTTATAAATGAGCCCAGTCCAAATCTCTATTTAAAGAGTCCAACCAAGCCTATAACTATTGTTCACAAGCTGAAATGAGTCGAATCCATTTATGTTCAAATTTGGCTCAATTATTAAACGGGCCTCAAAATTGTGCTTGGGAATCTCCCATTATTACAATGAATGCGCTCTTTACGAGCTGGGCTCTCAAAGTGCTCATGAGCGGCTTGCTTTATTTGTAGCCCTAGCCCCCCTCCCCCCAACCCCTCCCTCCTTGAGGcacccaccaaaaaaaaaaaggaaaaagaaaaaggaaaaacaagcCCTATCAaacttctttttattcttttatgATACAATGATCTTATTTATGGCCGAAGCTTGCTATGCGCATCAAGTCATCGAAACcttattaaaaaaacaaaagttAAATTGGTTAAGAATTGAAGGAGAAAGAGGGTGTTGTTGAAGCAGATCAAGTTTGACTTGGTAAAAATCTTGATTTTAGGGATGTTATATCATGAAAGAAGATTTTCAGCTATAGTTGGATGGTTCACTGGAAGAAAGATCCAGTGGTGGTTTAGGTGTGTGTTCTCCTGTCCTGCCCTAGAGGAAAACTTGCCTTCTTCCACGGATGGTTGTTCTTTGTTGAAGAAGGTAGAAAATATGGATATGAAGTGGACGGTTTCTGGTGATTGCATTTGGTGTGGACTCTAAGTAGGTTCCTTTTTGGTCATGGTTGATTCAGGTGGGAAGAGAGCCGTGTCATCATTTTGTGCTAAGGGATAAGCCAATTGAAAAGTGTGCACAgaaggtttttatattttggagGTTACAAAAGGGCCTTGTGGCGATCATGCTGGGTTTAGAGCATTTCTAGAGTACTAGTGGTTGTGATGGTTTATTGTTGGCAAATTTATGAATTGAGTATGGTTCTTATGGGGATTGTTAGAATATGCTTCTAATGTAAAGTCTTTATGAGTCAATATTTTTTTGATTGATAGTATGGAATGGGTTTAGAGTTGCTTTATTTAGCTTCCACATATCCAAAAGATGGGATCATGACAAGGTGTCATGAGCTAAgtttgttcaaggcattatgcttgcctgtgaccgcttgtctcatgtgtttgggatgagtttccatcatgtaaatactagtgtagggttattttctactagtagtgtctttgtatgccaaataagggaGTATAACTCCTCGgttactttgatgtttcctagtgctaaagtgagaatggcctagaaagctctttaggagagggtgagtgttcattagtcattgtaaaattcactagcttttgtcaaagtgtttagcctacttgcctccctcgctaagctcacaatgtcaacggaggtgttaatgaattacgtttgcttcaatgtttacttcTTGTTTGccatgactttcatgaattgattagtgtttccgctgccatttgattgaatgctaatgaaagtgtttcgtggatgaatgttggtaaacgataagtTGGCtattaaacaagagtgctttaactagcgctGCACAGCCCTTTCACAATGGTGtaaaaatagtcggaccgtgacacttggtatcagagccaaggctcagttgctacgagaattcagttaccttcgttgtgggatttggatagctttggtaagtgaccatgacaCCAAACAATGCTAAGAGGATCAGcctgctggaagcacaggttgaggcaacaaccaataCTGTGGCTGCGGAGATGGCCcggatgagagaacttgttgatgaagtgatggaatcacaaaaacatcaagcaagtttgataggcgacatgtcataGGATTTTCGCTATACAAttgaaactttgcagtcgcggatggctgatctagatgcaaaggtgaatctgatggttcttgctacgAGGaatccaacactccgggagttagtaAGACCAGGGTACCAGAACCCAGTACGTATGGGGGTGCctgagatgccaaggagttggagaacttcttgtttaaTGTGAAGTAGTACTTTCGCGCTATGAGGATGACCTCTGAATAGGCAaaggatactgcgaccatgtacttggttggtgatgccaaactgtggtggcgtaccaagaatttgaaaatggaaactgtgtaaccgatagttgggcagacttgaagagagagctcaagacccaattctttcttgagaatgttgagtataatgcaaggagaaagctgaaagatctcaagcatacggagTTAATcggggaatatgtgaaacaattttctgctttgattttggatattcgggatatgttggagaaggacaagttctattttcttgaggggatgaaactgtGGACAAGGACAGAACTTCATAGGCGAAGAGTTCAAAACTTGTCTGCTGCACAAGTTGCTGCaaaacgcttgactgactacgctagtGATGATACCGCTTTGTCCAAATGCTTTGGCAGAGAGGAAAATAGTGGAaaatctttcaagaaaggcaaacccaagagtgcgggagccgactctaaatcatcaacctcaaaggaagtttcgtcgtctcaagggttcaacacacccaatggaaaggggaagagtacaatttcatgctacttgtgtggtgggtctcacagagtgagtgagtgtgaacacaagggattactcaatgccttacaagcttccacttcggaaaaagtggtggaaagcgaggaggaagaggatgatgccccgagggtaggttcagtgcggctggtgagcgcattggaaaagtaggCAAAAGCACCGAAAGTCACACGAGCAAAAGGTTTATGTTTGTGGATTTGAGGATAAGTGGGAACAGTACTCGTGCTATGATGGATACgaggctactcataattttgtttcgcagttggaagcatggaaactcaacttatccttggagaaggataCATGACACATGAAAGTAGTTAATTTTATAGCCcaacctactctgggagtagccaagcaagttactgtaaagcttggatagtgggaaggtcatgcgaatttcacaacaatgccattggatgactttccagtcattctaggaatgagGTTCCAAGGGGGACGAGGGCAgcgctgatgccttcggctggttccctgtgtctgatgggagatcactcgtgcacggtgcaagttgttgcaatgaaaggagatgacgggaagtccctttcagctaTACAACTCAATAAGGGATTGGGTCGGGGTGAGCAGACATGTCTAGCCACgatggtggtagacaaagaagtaggccaagagctggagcctacgaccatccaagcggtgttggatgagtacaaggaggtgttgctggataagctgcctcacaatttacCTTCATGACGGattgtggagcatgagatcaagTTATTattaggagtgaaaccacctgctaaagggccatgttggaTAGCGCCTCTATaaatagtagagttggggaaacagttTGATGagttggaagcgggatgtgttcgcccttccaaagcaccgttggaagcatcggtgttgtttcagaggaaacatgaagagcattaacgggaaggtgttcgacaggctaagGAGAAACAGTCAGTatgtgaagaaagggaagttcCCTTTCGCTCAGTGGAGCAAAAagttccttggtcatgtggttgaataAGGTCGTATCCGGAAGGGTATGgtgaaggtaaggatgattcaagaacggaaaaTCCCCATGACAGTGaaagagttgcgttcctttcttggccttactagatatcagaggaagttcgttgaggggtattcgcggagaaggACTCCAATGACAAACTATTGGGGAGGTATTGTTGGCCGCACCCACaagatgatgtggttgattatactagaacttgtctcacttgccaacaagacaaggagGAGcgaaagaagtatggtactttcatggccgcaccaaagtactgttcggcaaaggagacaacacaattgttcattgtgactattgtgagatattggggttttccccaagttattgtttgtgaccgggacttaatgttcactgacaacttcttgatagaatttttcaggatattcaggtcacatcttgacatctcttcgagttatcaccgacagacaaacagatagatgaagagattcagagagctactagaagagtactttacatcattttgtcaacgacaaccaggaGAATGacatgcaactacttgatgtggcttcgTTTTGTGGCAATGaacaaaggagctcaacaaccaacaagagcccttttgagcttttTACAGGCCAgcagccgctgttacctcacacagtgggctaGCCGTCCAAACGAAAGAGTctcagggcgtacatcttcaccagagaatggagataGAATGCAAAGTTTGCCCGAGCCTATCTGAAGAAagtttctaagcagatgaagaagtgggcaaatcaggggagaaaaccgcaatttcatgtcaactgcctcaagccgttcaacgccGACACCAATTACCTGAACAGAAGTCAGTCCAAAAGagtagagttgaagacagtgcaacctgacaagatgtgaagttgaagagatccttgtagacagaaagttcatatcttCAAGGAAGAAGCGACAGAAGTTCCTaatgaagtggaaatgccttgatgacaaagaaatcagctggatttctgcggaagatatgaaactgttcgtggacaaagttgaagtgtaccaaGCGCAAAAGTCTACAAGGATGTCAaccacataagtgggggagaatgtcacgagttaagcttgttcaaggcattatgcttgcgtgtgaccgcttgtctcgtgtgcttgggatgagtttccatcatgtaaatattagtgtagggttattttctactagtagtgtatttgtatgccaaataaggcaatatgactcttcagtcactttgatgtttcctagtactAGAGTGGGAATGACCtaaaaagctctttaggggagggtgagtgttcttcagtcattgtaaaactcattggcttttgtcaatgtgtttagcctgcttgcctccctcgctaagcacacaatgtcaacggaggtggtgttaatgaattacgtttgcttcaatgtttactgcttgcttgtcatgactttcatgaattgattactatttccactgtcatttgattgaatgctaatgaaagtatttcgtggatgaatgttggtaaacgataagcTGGCttgttaaacaagagtgctttagctagtgctgTACGACCCTTTCACAacagtgtgaaaatagtcggaccgtgacacaaGGCAATGACGTGCTTAGAGGAGGAATTGGAAGAGGGAGCTAGTTAACTTAAAAGTAATCAATTAACTATGAAGGAGGGCTTTAAAAAGGGGCTCTCTTAATTGATGATCTGGTTttgtatattttgtattttttttcttcattatttttctCTGTATTTAGAGAATGTATTGATgtctttttatttgtaatttcttcttttctctctaaTGAAATTTCCTTTGCCATAAAAAAGAGCTTGTAAAAACAATGTTGACCACCCAAAGCCAAATTTCTAGAAGGTACAAAGATTTGGAACTTTAAATAAACTAGTTTGCACCCAAGAAAGGCCTCCTCAAACTCAAATTATGTTGAACGAAATGGAAATTCTTGGAATATTAGAAAGACCAAAATTAGAAACATCTCAATTTAAGAAATATCCAGCAAATGAGACTCaataaattagaaaatataactCTACTAACCTGAAGAAGACATATCGCTACCACATAGCTATTAACTTGGATGCCTAGCAACTCTTTTTTAATATTGCCAAAATATCCTTAATGCTAAAGTAGTTGGTACGTTATTGGGGACTATAAAAAGTAACTGCCATGAACACTCTCTCCTGGACCGAAATCACTCTCTGTTTGGCACGAAGCCAATCTCCTACAGTTGAGGCTTCCAAAGGGAGGTATTTCTTCCCAAACCAACTAAAATCTGCCACATTAACGGCATTATTATTTGGACAGTTTGTAACCCTGTTATGTGTACCAATTCTTTGGAAACTAGTCAAGTGCACAAAAAAATTTGTTACTGTGTTATGCATAACAATTCTTCGGCGACTGAAAAACAATATTAAGTAGTGTTTCTCAATGTGCAGGGAGTTTTGTTGTGGTTGATGAAAGTGGTAAGGAGAAGGCTCTTGAGACGGGCAGCAAGGTGGCGTGTATTGTTTCTCAAGTGCTCTTTTATGAACAAGTTCGTGTGCTTCAGAAATCTCCAGAGTGGTGCGTTTCTATTCAATCTTAAAATAAAGTGTTATCGTCTCACTGTTATTTTCATTTGGAATCTTTGCTCATTCCAATTATGACCTGTCAGAGAAGGGGAAATCTTTTTAATGGAACACCAGCCCAGTCATCACCCTGAACTAATCCAAGTGGTCTATTCATCTGCAGTGATCAGATGAAGACCCTAGATACTCACCTTGTAAAAGTACAGAGATTATAGATTCAATGCCTTTGCATGATTATATCGCAGTGGTTGCTTGAATTTTCAAAATGTGACCTAAAATGAAATTTAAAGGGGAACTTTGACGCAACGGTAAAGTTATCGCCATGTGATATGAAGGTCATGGGTTTGAGATGTGAAAACAGCcacttgcaaaaatgcaaggtaaggctgcttACCATAGATTCATTATGGTTTGTCCCTTCCTCGGACCTTGCATGTGCAGGAATTTTGTGCACTGGCTGCCCTTTTTTACCTAAAGATGAAATTTGTTGAGGCTTTGTATCAAAAATTACTGTTGACTTGATTAAATGCCAAATGGAACTTTCACACTCGTGAGAGTTAACTTGATGCAACTGCCACCACTgctctccattttttttttttttttcacttcctGTGTTTACTTCATCCACTCAATCCAGGCCAGAAATCTTCAATTCCACAACACTGGAAGACAGTAACGGAGACTTGCACGCACACACGGCCAACGTAGAAGAGAATGCTGCTAACTCCAGTGATGACGAAGGGCTCCCTCCAATTGAAGCCAATATGAACCGAATCAAGCCACTTGAGTTGCAATGTAATGCAGGGGTAGATTCAGATTGTGATTCTGAATCTGGCTGATTCTTAATATTGCTGATTTCTGTAACTGTAACATTTAAATTTTGTATGGGCATAGATGAATAATCTAAACTTGTAATGCAGCTTATGGAATTTTTGTGTATATCCATATCCCTAGAGCATAGATATGGCATTTAAATATTTTGAGTCTTATGTTCTCCCATAGTAgacttttttcctttttatttttctggtGCAATTTTGATCTGATTTCATGTCAAATCAGGTAGGCAGAGCTTTTTCCCcatttatctctttttttttttttaaattattaaataatacatttttaagaaaatattttctggAATAATTCTgacataatctcgctacttggtcttGCGAGATTTAAATAAATCTCGTcgatcaagtagtgagatttgctTTGGAATGTTTAAATGATTAAATGATTGTGAATCAATAAATGCAGTGGAGTTTGCATGTGAGATAATTTAGGAatgtcatttaatttttttttaattggagTTTACAAATGTAAATATATAGGCATATGGAATTCTTTTtgttctccttatttatttatttttttataataataattaattaaataattgaaggaaagaatcatttattaagttaaattttcatataaaataaattacatttgGTAAattgtcttttaaaaaaaatattttttaacttcttaaaatg from Malania oleifera isolate guangnan ecotype guangnan chromosome 9, ASM2987363v1, whole genome shotgun sequence carries:
- the LOC131164281 gene encoding uncharacterized protein LOC131164281; the encoded protein is MKGGRKNLKRAAKDKTLSLQEGQSIMQVVSLRGSNLIEVMDVQGEKSLALFPAKFQKSMWIKRGSFVVVDESGKEKALETGSKVACIVSQVLFYEQVRVLQKSPEWPEIFNSTTLEDSNGDLHAHTANVEENAANSSDDEGLPPIEANMNRIKPLELQCNAGVDSDCDSESG